From the genome of Variovorax sp. RA8, one region includes:
- a CDS encoding aromatic-ring-hydroxylating dioxygenase subunit beta has translation MGFEDYFALNQLYADYARAVDSGNWDLWPAFFIEDCSYRLQPRENHERGLPLATLSFESRGMLEDRVYGIRETLFHDPYYQRHVVGQPLVHKVDADGTIHSEANYAVFRTKLSELSTVFNVGRYIDTVVRRPEGLKFASRLVVYDSEMIPNSIIYPI, from the coding sequence ATGGGCTTTGAAGACTACTTCGCGCTCAACCAGCTCTACGCCGACTACGCGCGCGCCGTCGATTCCGGCAACTGGGACCTGTGGCCCGCCTTCTTCATCGAGGACTGCAGCTACCGCCTGCAGCCGCGCGAGAACCACGAGCGCGGCCTGCCGCTGGCCACGCTTTCGTTCGAAAGCCGGGGCATGCTGGAGGACCGGGTCTACGGCATCCGCGAGACCCTTTTCCACGACCCCTACTACCAGCGCCACGTGGTCGGCCAGCCGCTCGTGCACAAGGTCGACGCCGACGGCACCATCCACAGCGAGGCCAACTACGCGGTGTTCCGCACCAAGCTGAGCGAGCTGTCCACCGTCTTTAACGTGGGCCGCTACATCGACACCGTCGTGCGCAGGCCCGAAGGGCTGAAGTTCGCGTCGCGGCTGGTGGTGTACGACAGCGAAATGATCCCGAACTCCATCATCTACCCGATCTGA
- a CDS encoding aromatic ring-hydroxylating dioxygenase subunit alpha, translating to MTNANPSTVFPRELRWESEKTSRIPFMAYTGEQQHKKELERFFYSKHWCYVGLEAEIPNAGDFKRTAIGERSVIMVRDADGGINVVENVCAHRGMRFCRERQGNRKEFVCPYHQWNYTLKGDLQGVPFRRGVKQDGKVNGGMPADFKTEENSLNKLKVATRGGVVFASFDHEIESLEDFMGPAILHYFDRLFDGRKLKILGYNRQRIPGNWKLMQENIKDPYHPGLLHTWFVTFGLWRADNKSELRMDARGRHAAMISTRGSAGKAAQVTQVSSFKESMQLKDPRFLDIVPESWWGGPTAVMTTLFPSVILQQQVNSVSTRHIQPVGHDAFDFVWTHFGFEDDSEEMQQRRLRQANLFGPAGFVSADDGEVIEFSQQGFEQKPYHRTLAELGGREVEDTDHMVTETLIRGMYKYWREVMEA from the coding sequence ATGACGAACGCCAACCCCTCCACCGTCTTCCCGCGGGAGCTGCGATGGGAATCGGAGAAGACCAGCCGCATTCCCTTCATGGCCTACACCGGCGAGCAACAGCACAAGAAGGAGCTGGAGCGCTTCTTCTACAGCAAGCACTGGTGCTACGTCGGCCTGGAGGCGGAGATCCCGAACGCGGGCGACTTCAAGCGCACCGCGATCGGCGAGCGCTCGGTGATCATGGTGCGCGACGCCGACGGCGGCATCAACGTGGTGGAGAACGTCTGCGCTCATCGCGGCATGCGCTTTTGCCGCGAGCGGCAGGGCAACCGCAAGGAGTTCGTCTGCCCCTACCACCAGTGGAACTACACGTTGAAGGGCGACCTGCAGGGCGTGCCCTTCCGCCGCGGCGTGAAGCAGGACGGCAAGGTCAACGGCGGCATGCCGGCCGACTTCAAGACGGAGGAGAACAGCCTCAACAAACTGAAGGTGGCGACGCGCGGCGGTGTGGTCTTCGCGTCCTTCGACCATGAAATCGAGTCGCTGGAGGACTTCATGGGGCCGGCGATCCTGCACTACTTCGATCGCCTTTTCGATGGCCGGAAGCTGAAGATCCTCGGCTACAACCGCCAGCGCATCCCGGGCAACTGGAAGCTGATGCAGGAGAACATCAAGGATCCGTACCACCCCGGCCTGCTGCACACCTGGTTCGTGACCTTCGGGCTCTGGCGCGCCGACAACAAGTCGGAACTGAGGATGGACGCGCGCGGCCGTCACGCCGCGATGATCTCGACCCGCGGCAGCGCCGGCAAGGCGGCGCAGGTCACGCAGGTTTCCAGCTTCAAGGAGAGCATGCAGTTGAAGGACCCCCGCTTCCTGGACATCGTGCCCGAGTCCTGGTGGGGCGGGCCGACCGCGGTGATGACGACGCTGTTCCCGAGCGTGATCCTGCAGCAGCAGGTCAACAGCGTCTCGACGCGCCACATCCAGCCGGTGGGCCACGACGCCTTCGATTTCGTGTGGACGCACTTCGGCTTCGAGGACGACAGCGAGGAGATGCAGCAGCGCCGCCTGCGCCAGGCCAACCTGTTCGGGCCGGCGGGCTTCGTCTCGGCCGATGACGGCGAGGTGATCGAGTTCTCGCAGCAGGGCTTCGAGCAGAAGCCCTACCACCGCACGCTGGCCGAGCTCGGCGGGCGCGAAGTGGAGGACACCGATCACATGGTGACCGAGACGCTGATCCGCGGCATGTACAAGTACTGGCGCGAGGTGATGGAGGCATGA
- a CDS encoding 2Fe-2S iron-sulfur cluster-binding protein yields MDLHIRPLGRTLDVRPGANLLEVLREHQVPVSYSCMAGRCGTCRCKLVEGRLLDGGPGPGAMRPEGLREQHVLACQSTLTESCTIEIPEPDEVVVHPARIVKATIAGIDMLTHDIRRLRLKPAKPLSFSPGQYAQLQFAPEHVRPYSMARTSGDAELEFHVRRVPGGRVTDYVFDKLKPGDAVRVSGPMGAAYLRTRHDGPILCAAGGTGLAPVLAIVRGAIEAGMANPIHLYFGVRSDADVYGLEELRELQALHPALKVHVVGVTGPMRPGMRQGLITDAIRADWPAGFEGWRAYLCGSPPMVEAVTLLLEERGLPTEKIHADAFYPQAA; encoded by the coding sequence ATGGACCTGCACATCCGCCCCCTGGGCCGCACCCTCGACGTTCGCCCCGGCGCGAACCTGCTCGAGGTCCTGCGCGAGCACCAGGTGCCGGTCTCGTACAGCTGCATGGCCGGGCGCTGCGGCACCTGCCGCTGCAAGCTGGTCGAAGGCCGGCTGCTCGACGGCGGGCCGGGGCCGGGCGCGATGCGGCCCGAGGGCCTCCGCGAGCAGCACGTGCTGGCCTGCCAGAGCACGCTGACCGAAAGCTGCACCATCGAGATCCCCGAGCCCGACGAGGTGGTGGTGCACCCGGCGCGCATCGTCAAGGCCACCATCGCAGGCATCGACATGCTCACCCACGACATCCGGCGGCTGCGCCTGAAGCCGGCCAAGCCGCTGTCCTTCTCGCCGGGGCAGTACGCCCAGCTGCAGTTCGCGCCCGAGCATGTGCGGCCCTATTCGATGGCGCGCACGAGCGGCGACGCGGAGCTGGAATTCCATGTGCGCCGCGTGCCGGGTGGCCGCGTCACCGACTACGTGTTCGACAAGCTCAAGCCGGGCGACGCGGTGCGCGTGAGCGGGCCGATGGGCGCGGCCTACCTGCGAACGCGGCACGACGGCCCCATCCTCTGCGCGGCCGGCGGCACGGGGCTGGCGCCCGTGCTGGCGATCGTGCGCGGCGCGATCGAGGCCGGCATGGCCAACCCGATCCATCTCTACTTCGGCGTGCGCTCGGACGCGGACGTGTACGGACTCGAGGAGCTGCGCGAGCTGCAGGCGCTGCATCCGGCACTGAAGGTGCATGTCGTCGGCGTCACCGGGCCGATGCGCCCGGGCATGCGCCAGGGCCTGATCACCGACGCCATCCGCGCCGACTGGCCCGCCGGCTTCGAGGGCTGGCGTGCCTACCTCTGCGGTTCGCCGCCGATGGTGGAGGCGGTCACGCTGCTGCTCGAGGAGCGCGGGCTGCCCACTGAGAAGATCCATGCCGACGCCTTCTATCCTCAGGCGGCCTGA
- a CDS encoding LysR family transcriptional regulator: MQLKDIDLNLLLVFDRMLAEKRVSTVAETLGLSQPAISNALARLRRVFGDELFLRTARGMEPTPFALQLAEPVAYAMSALHGALNQHTVFEPATSTRGFTLAMTDIGEIYFTPLLMELLARTAPGVTISTVRNTAVNLRDAMEAGHVDIAIGLLPQLKASIFQRRLFRQRYVCLFSAAHPLAAKPRLSLKDFSAADHLLVQAVGTGHGQVDELMAAQGIARRIRLTVPHFVAIGHILRATPMIATVPERLARSIAEPFGLVWRAHPAKLPEIAINCFWHARFHRDPGNQWLRGLLFEHFADS, from the coding sequence ATGCAGCTCAAGGACATCGACCTCAATCTGCTCCTCGTCTTCGACCGCATGCTGGCCGAGAAGCGCGTCTCGACGGTGGCCGAGACGCTAGGCCTGTCGCAGCCGGCCATCAGCAATGCGCTGGCGCGGCTGCGCCGCGTGTTCGGCGACGAGCTGTTCCTGCGCACTGCGCGCGGCATGGAGCCCACGCCCTTCGCGCTGCAGCTGGCAGAGCCGGTGGCCTATGCCATGAGCGCGCTGCACGGCGCGCTGAACCAGCACACCGTCTTCGAGCCGGCCACCAGCACGCGCGGCTTCACGCTCGCGATGACCGACATCGGCGAGATCTACTTCACGCCGCTGCTCATGGAACTGCTCGCGCGCACCGCGCCGGGGGTGACGATCAGCACCGTGCGAAACACCGCCGTCAACCTGCGCGATGCGATGGAGGCCGGCCACGTGGACATCGCCATCGGACTGCTGCCGCAGCTGAAGGCCAGCATCTTCCAGCGGCGCCTGTTCCGGCAGCGCTATGTATGCCTGTTCAGCGCGGCGCATCCGCTGGCCGCCAAGCCGCGGCTTTCGCTCAAGGACTTCTCGGCCGCCGACCACCTGCTGGTGCAGGCCGTTGGCACAGGCCACGGCCAGGTCGACGAGCTGATGGCCGCGCAGGGCATCGCGCGCCGCATCCGCCTGACGGTGCCGCACTTCGTCGCCATCGGCCACATCCTGCGCGCCACGCCGATGATCGCCACCGTGCCCGAACGCCTGGCCCGCAGCATCGCTGAGCCCTTCGGGCTGGTCTGGCGCGCGCACCCGGCGAAGCTGCCGGAGATCGCGATCAACTGCTTCTGGCATGCGCGCTTCCACCGCGACCCGGGCAACCAGTGGCTGCGCGGGCTGCTGTTCGAGCACTTCGCGGACAGCTGA
- the xth gene encoding exodeoxyribonuclease III: MKIATWNVNSLTARLQHVLDWLIANPVDVLCLQELKMSDDKFPLDVLKSAGYHAAVFGQRTYNGVAILSLAPLRDVAKNIGGFADDHSRVISATVDTPAGGLRVVNGYFVNGQAPGTEKFAYKMSWLRALRDWLREELAAHPRLALLGDFNIAPEDRDSFDPAGLAETIHHTTEEREHFKALLQLGLVDSFRLFEQPEKSYSWWDYRMLGYQKNRGLRIDHILVSEPLVPQAKGCVIDRVPRKWDKPSDHAPVILELHA, encoded by the coding sequence ATGAAAATTGCCACCTGGAATGTCAATTCCCTCACCGCCCGGCTCCAGCATGTGCTGGACTGGCTGATCGCCAACCCCGTCGACGTGTTGTGCCTGCAGGAGCTCAAGATGAGCGACGACAAGTTCCCGCTGGACGTACTGAAGTCGGCCGGCTATCACGCCGCGGTGTTCGGCCAGCGGACCTACAACGGCGTCGCGATCCTGAGCCTCGCGCCGTTGCGCGACGTCGCGAAGAACATCGGCGGCTTCGCCGATGACCATTCGCGCGTGATCAGCGCCACGGTCGACACACCCGCCGGCGGATTGCGCGTCGTGAACGGCTATTTCGTCAACGGACAGGCGCCAGGCACCGAGAAGTTCGCCTACAAGATGAGCTGGCTGCGCGCGCTGCGCGACTGGCTGCGCGAAGAGCTGGCGGCGCATCCGCGGCTGGCGCTGCTGGGCGACTTCAACATCGCGCCGGAGGACCGCGACAGCTTCGATCCCGCGGGCCTGGCCGAGACCATCCATCACACCACCGAGGAGCGCGAGCACTTCAAGGCCCTGCTGCAGCTCGGACTGGTGGACAGCTTCCGCTTGTTCGAGCAGCCGGAGAAGAGCTACTCGTGGTGGGACTACCGCATGCTGGGCTACCAGAAGAACCGCGGGCTGCGCATCGACCACATCCTGGTGAGCGAGCCCCTGGTGCCGCAGGCGAAGGGCTGCGTCATCGACCGCGTGCCCCGAAAGTGGGACAAGCCCAGCGACCATGCACCCGTGATCCTGGAGCTCCACGCATGA